Proteins encoded together in one Shewanella oneidensis MR-1 window:
- a CDS encoding AAA family ATPase, with the protein MSNVHSLTAKDSKAEIRKTDVVMQINTLIEAGRVVAAHLAQEISVAPSTLSQVLNGQYKANTTQVVKKLDNWLRMREQREANPNLDPGFVLTPTANLVMDNLSYAQITQAIVVIIGASGVGKSRALEEYQRSNNNVWKVIASPSRSSLTELLYEIAMELGMAQAPRTKGPLARVIRQRLKGSEGLIIVDEADHLDYPTLEELRILQEETGIGMALVGNNKVYTQLTGGRRNEDYARLFSRIAKKLSINKTKQADVRAIAKAWNLQHDAEISLMIQISEKPGGLRLLSKTLKLAAMFAKGAAITEALLRTAFNELETNE; encoded by the coding sequence ATGTCAAACGTACACAGCCTAACGGCCAAAGATAGCAAAGCTGAAATCCGTAAAACGGATGTAGTAATGCAAATTAATACCCTAATTGAAGCAGGGCGCGTAGTCGCGGCGCATTTAGCGCAAGAGATTAGCGTTGCCCCCTCCACCCTAAGCCAAGTGCTTAATGGTCAATACAAGGCTAACACCACGCAAGTGGTTAAAAAGCTAGATAACTGGCTGCGTATGCGTGAGCAGCGCGAGGCTAACCCAAATCTAGACCCGGGCTTTGTGCTAACGCCCACCGCCAATTTAGTTATGGATAACCTTTCTTATGCCCAAATTACGCAAGCAATAGTAGTGATTATTGGTGCGTCAGGTGTGGGCAAAAGCAGAGCTTTAGAAGAGTACCAGCGCAGCAATAACAACGTTTGGAAGGTTATCGCCAGCCCATCACGTTCAAGCCTTACCGAGCTGCTGTACGAAATCGCCATGGAGCTAGGCATGGCACAAGCACCGCGTACCAAAGGCCCATTAGCCCGTGTTATTCGCCAGCGCCTTAAGGGCAGCGAAGGCTTAATCATCGTGGATGAAGCCGACCACCTCGATTACCCCACGCTTGAAGAACTGCGGATCCTGCAAGAGGAAACTGGCATTGGCATGGCGCTAGTGGGTAACAACAAGGTTTACACCCAGTTAACCGGTGGCCGTCGTAACGAAGACTATGCCCGCCTGTTCTCGCGCATTGCTAAAAAACTCAGCATCAATAAAACCAAACAAGCCGACGTTCGCGCCATTGCAAAGGCGTGGAACCTCCAGCACGACGCAGAGATAAGCCTGATGATCCAAATCAGCGAGAAACCAGGTGGCCTACGCCTACTGAGTAAAACGCTCAAGCTCGCCGCCATGTTTGCCAAAGGCGCGGCGATTACTGAGGCGCTGCTGCGCACCGCGTTTAACGAACTCGAAACCAATGAATGA
- a CDS encoding phage protein, with amino-acid sequence MELCSEKKGGYAATLCEHMAAIADVFPTKKSKGIYKHTIVNLMTGESKGTLVKVKQGEHLTEGLVFNYCPFCGGKLRDTSKDGE; translated from the coding sequence ATGGAACTGTGCTCTGAAAAAAAAGGTGGTTATGCCGCCACTTTATGTGAACACATGGCAGCTATTGCGGATGTATTCCCTACTAAAAAATCAAAAGGGATTTACAAGCACACGATAGTAAACCTAATGACTGGTGAGTCAAAAGGCACCTTAGTAAAGGTTAAGCAAGGTGAACATTTGACTGAAGGTTTGGTATTCAACTACTGCCCATTTTGTGGCGGAAAACTGCGCGATACCTCTAAGGATGGTGAGTGA
- a CDS encoding phage protein — protein MQALAQNGATKTVIFKGKAIEVDLIITNRHGKPFAFDRVAVEVRGGFCLDQMRDDEIIVAPGLIYREMHREVKEA, from the coding sequence ATGCAAGCACTAGCACAAAACGGCGCAACAAAAACCGTGATTTTTAAAGGTAAAGCCATTGAGGTTGACCTAATTATCACCAATCGCCACGGAAAGCCATTTGCATTTGATCGTGTAGCAGTAGAAGTACGCGGCGGCTTTTGTTTAGACCAAATGCGCGATGACGAAATCATCGTTGCACCTGGGCTGATTTACCGTGAAATGCATCGTGAAGTGAAGGAGGCTTAA
- a CDS encoding Mu phage protein Kil has product MRSLIEKQAIALAAVGVLKLNGCHVLTINTSHLTPVIDIDKPFDRLRRKAAHITEVHRGIVNKICVATCQGCLVRWPDDGLDLPEQLTTTLNPYSPELISVWPKNF; this is encoded by the coding sequence ATGAGATCACTTATTGAAAAACAGGCAATCGCCCTCGCTGCTGTGGGTGTTTTAAAGCTCAATGGTTGCCATGTGTTAACCATCAATACCAGCCACTTAACACCAGTGATTGATATCGACAAACCCTTTGATCGGCTACGCCGCAAGGCCGCGCATATTACCGAAGTACACCGCGGCATTGTAAACAAAATTTGTGTGGCCACTTGCCAAGGTTGCCTAGTGCGCTGGCCAGATGATGGCTTGGATTTACCCGAACAACTTACCACCACCCTAAACCCATATTCGCCTGAGTTAATCAGCGTGTGGCCTAAGAATTTTTAA
- a CDS encoding DUF3164 family protein, whose protein sequence is MNTTNQTAPQGFRLNALGHAVPESQIKEIDKLRDELVLQIVTAAKEMQGHMATYKATSMRAVADFIDLSASEFGVKFGGTKGNVSLVSFDGKYKVQRSIGEHRVFDERIQAAKSKIDDCIKRWSVGSNDHIKALVELSFKVNKQGYIDINQVLSLRQLDIDDTDWRSAMDAIADSIQVMGSTPYLRVYERQDDGTYKQISLDIAKL, encoded by the coding sequence ATGAACACCACAAACCAAACCGCCCCACAGGGCTTCCGCTTAAATGCTCTCGGTCACGCAGTACCAGAAAGCCAAATCAAAGAGATCGACAAGCTGCGCGACGAGTTAGTGCTGCAAATTGTCACTGCTGCCAAAGAAATGCAAGGCCACATGGCGACCTACAAAGCTACCTCAATGCGCGCGGTAGCTGACTTTATCGACCTTAGCGCCAGCGAGTTTGGCGTTAAGTTTGGCGGCACTAAGGGCAATGTCTCGCTGGTGTCATTCGACGGTAAATACAAGGTCCAGCGCAGCATCGGCGAACACCGTGTTTTTGATGAACGGATCCAAGCGGCCAAGTCAAAAATTGATGACTGCATTAAGCGTTGGTCTGTAGGTTCAAACGACCATATCAAAGCCTTAGTTGAGCTGTCATTTAAGGTGAACAAACAGGGTTATATCGACATTAACCAAGTGCTGAGCCTGCGCCAGTTAGACATAGATGACACAGATTGGCGCTCGGCTATGGACGCGATAGCTGACTCAATCCAAGTGATGGGAAGTACGCCTTACTTGCGCGTTTACGAACGCCAAGACGATGGCACC